One Sphingomonas sp. LHG3406-1 genomic window carries:
- a CDS encoding cytochrome c-type biogenesis protein: protein MRFLAALLLLVATLGSTPAAAQSDRPPAPYAYTQLSDPKKEADATALMAELRCLVCQGQSIHDSDAEMAGDMRHLVRTRIEAGESPEQVRTFLIDRYGSWVSYQPRLDRATFVLWLAPLLLLLGGGFLVFRRMKVRR, encoded by the coding sequence GTGAGATTTCTCGCCGCCCTGCTGCTGCTCGTCGCTACGCTCGGATCGACGCCGGCCGCTGCCCAGTCGGACCGCCCACCGGCACCCTACGCCTACACGCAGCTGTCCGACCCGAAGAAGGAAGCCGATGCGACGGCCCTGATGGCGGAGCTGCGCTGCCTCGTCTGCCAGGGCCAGTCGATCCACGACAGCGACGCCGAAATGGCGGGCGACATGCGCCATCTCGTCCGCACACGGATCGAGGCCGGCGAGAGCCCCGAGCAGGTCCGCACCTTCCTCATCGACCGCTATGGCAGCTGGGTCAGCTACCAGCCGCGGCTCGACCGGGCGACCTTCGTCCTGTGGCTTGCGCCCCTGCTGCTGCTGCTCGGCGGCGGCTTTCTCGTCTTTCGCCGAATGAAGGTGCGCCGCTGA